A portion of the Sabethes cyaneus chromosome 3, idSabCyanKW18_F2, whole genome shotgun sequence genome contains these proteins:
- the LOC128740690 gene encoding endocuticle structural glycoprotein SgAbd-2-like: MLLSVLLQIVCALVLALVCVVSANKDAAVVRNDAEINVDGSYQYAYETSNGITAEEQGSLKNVGSEQAQVAQGQFSYTAPEGTKITLRYVADENGFQPQGDHLPTPPPIPEQILKALRVLAANRK, translated from the exons ATGCTGTTATCGGTCTTATTGCAGATTGTGTGTGCTTTAGTGCTGGCGCTGGTCTGCGTCGTGTCCGCTAACAAGGATGCTGCCGTAGTACGAAACGATGCTGAAATCAACGTCGATGGATCGTATCAATATGCCTATGAAACCTCAAACGGAATCACTGCCGAGGAACAGGGTAGCCTTAAGAATGTCGGTTCTGAACAAGCTCAG GTCGCCCAGGGTCAATTCTCTTACACCGCCCCAGAGGGAACCAAAATCACCCTGCGTTATGTTGCCGATGAAAACGGATTCCAACCCCAAGGTGATCATTTGCCCACTCCACCACCAATCCCAGAACAGATCCTCAAAGCACTGCGAGTTCTAGCGGCAAACCGAAAGTAA